Within Crassostrea angulata isolate pt1a10 chromosome 2, ASM2561291v2, whole genome shotgun sequence, the genomic segment CGCCTGTTTTGATGAGTATGGTTGTTgctaaatttattttatcataattccGTATCCGATTAATCGTATTGATATCGGTGTTGTCTTTTTGTACACACCTATGTATCttcaatttataaatacaataaaacttgatataacaAACACTTGGATGTATAGATTGATTACAGcgattattaaaatatttacattttgttccAACTAACTATATTAAAGTTTGGGTATAGCCCCAATCAGAAGTCATATCATATATGAGTAAAATGCAGACATAGCAAAATTACAGCTATAATGATGTTCACTCGTTTTTATGCACTACCACTTCTGAAAAATCGAGTATTCAAGAATACAATAGATTTTGTCTTAAAAGAATGTATTAAGCATTAATTACACATGTTGCCACTATGTTGATATTCAGATGTACCATGCAGAGAAATTTGTTTAATGGTATAAAACAAACGCATAGTGAGGTTCTAGACATCtccgggttttttttacatgtgtagtaaacaacaaaaatatttatatacgaCATAGAAATACATGAAGTACTATATGATCAAGTTGCattaaaggggaataactctttaaatcAATCCTTCTTtatttgaattatgttatgCATTCATATCTTAAAATAGGTTTACAATAATATTatggtacattgtatatactATAGCTGGTATGGCATATGTGTCGAACTAAAAGTTATCGTAAAGTTTACATTAATAAACTTAATTGTACAAATTACTAATGTTTATTAATAAACCTAATTGTACTAATGTTCACAATTTAAAGAGATAAAAACcgtgaacatacatgtattcatgttattcttttctattaaaaaaggtAATATCTTACAAAATCATTCACTCTTATTGTGCATGAGCTGTTGTTTTAATTTGGCAAAATTACAGAATTTTCTGTTAATGAAATTTCGAACTGTTGTGACTGGGGTCCTCCCTGTCACCGGCACTGATTGATaactattgtttatatttacaagttttttttcatatttacaacGAACACGAATTACACATTATATATGAAACACAGGTAATATCAAATAGGTCCTCACTCTTTAACATCCAAACTCACTCTCTTCTGACTCCCACGCGTTCCTTCGGTAAGGCCCTTCTATAGCTAATTATCTCTCACTCCGCACTCATCAATTACTCAATTAATTGCTTACTTTCATCTCTCAGAACTCTATCATGCACAATAAACAAATGTCAACTACAGATATtaacttataaattataaacTCATGCTCGCCCCGTCTCAATTTCCTAACGAGCGGAAATTATACTCTTGGGAAGCAGGACTACAACGCCTGCGTCGCGCATCTGCATCCTTATCAAACCTTTCATACCACAATTTTCACCTAACATTTGTTAAAGATAATTAACCCAAGGGATTGACCCTGTAACacttttacattaaaatttttagaattaGTAATATTAATTACCATAAAGTAGATTTTGTCATCATTCAAAAAGTTAGAATATATATAACCTCAACTCTCTTTGATGTGATGTgaagaaataaatgaattttggagaaaaatctcaataaccaataaaatcaaagaagacaTAACTAAAAACCAATTAAATGTCTTGATACTGGTACAATATATCTTTGGTCAGGGCCTTTATTATAGTAACTTCAACCCTAAGGCATCAAATATGTGTTTAACTCCCCTTAATTAACTGGGGCGCCTTGTGTCATCCCCAATGGAATGAGGATTTCCTCGGATCTCAATAAGACGGAGGAAGGCAGTGTGCGCCCTCGAGACTTGTCGCACTCGCGGGAAAAcctgttttatttgaaatgagaattaaatatttctttagcCTGTATGTAAGGTCAAAATATTGTGATACGTAAtaattattttctatatttggAGTATTATGGGACtttactgtatattttgatttgatactgATCGTAGGTCAGTTTAGAAACCATTTGAAGTGACTTAGAAGTAGTTTGGAAGTGACTGAAATAACATGGATGATTTTAGAATGTATATAGTTTGTTCGTACCTGTATTGTATTCGGAAAGGACCGAAATGGTGGACTAATACTCCGAATTGTAATTCAGAAATTCGAAAAACTCAAGCTTGACTCGGAGGTTCTACAAAGGGGCAAATGACAAACTGCACCATGAACCCGAGCAAACGGACAAACAGTTACTGCCTGGTAATTCTTCAACTGCATATactacattaaaaataatatcagaATTATTCTTAAAgttgaacaccgctcgtaaaaaGGCACTGTACGCCATATTGCTCTTACGCCACCGCTGCTCCTATAAGCCCTCTATAAGGCtcagacctctaaacagtttAGAGTATTTTGCTGTAGAGGTCCTATCTGTGTTGACGCACATTTTGCCTCGCCATGTTACTCGGTGGCGAGGAAATCATCAAATTATACGTACTTTGTTCACGCCAGGAGAAATTAATATGATAAACCTGtttaccaaattttattttaatatgggCATCCTCTGTAAAGAATTTGAACGGAAACTGAAaacaattggaatttttctacatccgaggggcataactctgtcggaaattgcttgatcgtaccTAAAATTAAACGTGACCTATATAatttatgataaacctgtatataaaatttcatttcaaaatatgcaTCCTCTGTGAAGAATATCAACGGAatctgttggtggaccgaccgaccgacagacagcagcaaagcaatttACCCTCTCTTTTTCAAACGGTGAAATAATTGTTTAGCTCTTGGAGCTTTATCTACGGATCATTTGGAAATACTTctcagaagacttgaataatcaagtttgtgggcaaacacaaagttgcgaatctCGTTAGTTTGAATGACTTGAACAAAAAGcagttgttttataaaacaaacactaatctaatgattcaaaattaaataatgatgcTAACTGGTGGTGAAATAATAGTATTAAGAAACAATATTTCTGttagttcttgtatataaaattcttaacacaACCAAAGCgttctgttttcatcgcgtcgtcaggatacACTCCTTAATAGCTAACGAGGTTTACtcatcaaaaatcttgacaagaaaaaaaaagttgtagtTTTCCTTACAAAAGGCAAGTTCTAGATTGACGTCTATTTTAGGAACTAAATTATGGCCAACTAATGTAGGTCCCTATAACGACCTCAACAACTTAACTATTGAAGTTAATGAGCATCTCGTTGCAGATCTTGCGGAGGCATCTTATGTCAATTTACGACACAGCTACACCGCACACAGCCATGAAAACTTAAGTTACAATGACCTCCTTGAATTGGACAAATTGCTTACAGCCCAGACCTTGCTCCGTGTGATTTTGCGCTGCTCCAGCGTCTCAAACATTGGCTACAAGGGACCCATTTTGATAACCTTAGCCACTTTgtaatgatgtttttacttcAATATCCAACGAATGGTATGCGAACGTGTTCTGGAAGTAGGTAAATCGGCATCAGCGCTGTATGGAGCACGTTACTTTGATAAGGGAATGACGTGTCAACATTCGTAGCGTCAAAAGTGAGAGTGTCACACGACGTTACTATCGTGCGGCAACTATCCTAAATCTCTCATTTCAAACTTTGATATGAGAGGTCATCGCTTGTATTGCAGTGGAAATGTAACAAAAAGATCTATCTTTTCGTTACATTTCTCAATCGCCCGTTCACAATCCACGTTGAAACCAGACACAGGTCGATAACTCGAATGATACCTGATATGTCTTCTTTGTTACGAGTAACTATATCTAACCAAGAATGTTGTATCGTGTATTGGGTTCTGCACATTATTTGAAacgttgtttttatttatatgaaaagcGTGTCAAGCATGTCCTTCCCGataatatgatttgtttatGTATAGGTATATCTGTCAACAGGAAATATTTGACCTAAGGAGAATTGTTTTTGGTGATACACTAAAGAgcaaagtagaaaaaaaaacatgacgaGGAAATAGAAAACGATAACAGTGAGGTGATTTACATAAGCACACGACTTTAAATTACACCCCGATCTAATGTCACTGTTATCTGATGATTTTACATCGGAAATACGTTTTGAATTCAAACCTTAAGAACggtgaacattttattttctccattttttttcTAGCTTAACTGTTGTAAGTCAGATTTAAGTAGTTTCTTATTCCTTCCGAATTATATTGCTTCGGTTATTTTGCGTTGATCATGCAGCTTTTGGTATCCCTGTGTCAGATTATGCTTGGACAAGTGTGTTTTATTTCAGGTAAGTATACATTCCTTATGTCTAAAACAATCAGAAGACATTAGAATTTCGTATTTAATCCTCTTCGAATCTAAGTATCCTATCAAAGCAATAACTAAATACATCACTTCAGGTGTGTACATGCATTTCTTGCATATTATGATTGAAacgattttaaataaatttagcaATAAATCGGTTGGtcacagaattaaaaaaaatcatggttacaaatacattttgttttacaatttgtGAATTTTCACAATATATAGTGTTGTATCTGATTTGTCAAGcgtaattaaaagaaaatatatttcgtGACGGaatatttacagtgaaataaattgtaacctttataatttgaatacatgcATGCAGTTAATTATAATGTAAACCAAAGCTGCATAATAAAAAAGTCTCTACCCGATGCATGATGATCTCGACCTACGTCTAGTGCCACTACGTAAATTATCCCTTCGCGAAGGGGATATATCATGGCTGCAGTGCGTGTGTGTCTGTGTGTGTCTCCGTCAGACAAGATTCAAAGAAAACCCTCATACGAATGTTGATCAAAGTTCTTACACTTTTTTGGCATGGAAAAAGGACAAACCCTTTAAATCTCAAAGTCAATTCGTtacatatttgttaaatatcgtcaaaatttaaaataagacttcACAATAGAGATTTCTGGTTCAATTCTGCGAAACTAAAGTGAAAGTATACAATTCAGATCACCAAGTTGATAAATGTATGATTGAGATCTTGTAAAGGtaataaacaaatgttttatatcaGTGGGGAATTAGAAGAATGTCCAACGTTAAAAAGGCGGACAGGAGATTAAATTCATCTCATTTTGATCAAAACAAGCAGCCGAATTTCGGGCATTATTTTCTAAATTACTTCTGATGGAACTATTCCAAAGTTTAGAAGATaccttattacatgtatgttcctAAATAATTTAGGCAATTTCCTCCACAGCATTTCATGACGcaaggggatgctccgcttagcggtgcATTTGTTAGTCAAGCCGCGTTCCTGGTTCTTGATAGTCCTTTCCATCAAATCTAAAATCGGTCATTCACTGAATGCATAATGCCAATggtgaaatgattgaaaataaaaccaaaatttcaacTATAAATTTTATCACAAAGACTCTAAAAAgggtaattattgtaaaaaaaaacaatgcaaaggaaattttcattttattctccTTTTTGATAGTTCAGACTACATGTTCTCTCTTTATTGttactgatttaaaaaaaaaaaattaaatcaattatattcttttatttccTTGTGAACCTCCAAATACAGTTGAATGCGATTGAGTGAGAGAATGTGAATGAAAGACTATTGAAAACtgggttttatatatttaataatgtttGAGTCGGTTAAAGCCAAAAAGAGAACATGAATGGTCAAGACAAGGCTTTTACAAAAGGTCTGCTATTACCTTTACCCAACAAATTCGTTGCAACATCTCTCTTTCTTTTATACAAACAATCTTTGGGTCATATATGATTAGCATTGGACccggggtgggggaggggggtatatTCCTGAGATAATATGTCAAAGATGTTTgctcaaaaatttcaaagtaatCAAAATCGCGGGCCATTTCTCATAaagttaaattcaaaataaaaattaaattcaggtaatgattttattactaGTACACTCACGCGTTGTATTTTATTCTACAATTTATGTAAATTATGTGAAGACAGTATGAGTTGATTTGcatcaaataatatttctttctttttgggagttcattttaatcaactctcctatgcacttactcgggcaaagcgaaaatgaaacagtgtttggacctaaacactaatcaataccgctgataacacttagttcttgaaaataattgatacattcGATGCTACATACTCTGAAGAATtgttttttcaagaaaacttatgtATTAACaccatgaaaataataagattttaaattgtacaaacagtttagatattttttaaagtcgtatgtattcctacgccagagttcaatgtTTTCTCGTTCGAACAGACGCTTGATTGTCTTCGTAattatccgacaaaacagaatctctcttgcttgtcagagataaacggagacagcctaGCGTTTGATTGAATATTaaaagagttcaatcttgcctggacCCATACAGTattagaaatatttcgattactgatactacttgctaTGCAAAATCATATATCGTTGATTCTGAATATATGATGATCGATAAAATCAAcccccgtcagtacttcagtactttgattttatattgcGTTCAATTGCTATAATTcacgtaaataaaaaaaatatgcattgaaatTAGTTACTGTACGTTaaacttaatgaaaaaaaagagataTCTAAATCTTATATGGATTTTGATTAGGTATGTTGTCCGATATATCAACCATATTTCGGACTGGTAATGTTACGTTTATTTGGACCCCTTCACCCAGTGTTTCGTTTTACGATATCAAGATCACCAGAGACAAAACAGAAGATCGTGACTGGATTCGTGTACAAGAAACACAATATACAGTTAGAAATTCATTGTTGTATGATGTcatcaaaatcaatttcaaagcaaATGGTTCAATGATAGAAAACACCATGATATATAAAGGTATATTATTTTAGTATACAATACTACAATGCGATAAATCCCCTTTATAGattaatgtaaattaaatgtacttttattgaatgatttttcttATCTCTTGTAATAAGTGTTgcacatcattttttaaaaatatatgttgcCGCAAAAGGAGAGAATATATTTAACatgtacacataaatatacatatttaacaatttttggCATAAAAAGTGTGTGAAAAGCTACTGTATATATGGCACAAACAAAACCACAGACAGGCTACTCAAAGGTTAATAATGAGTAAACATTGTATTATGACAGTACAAACGTTGGATGTTCTTAACGTGCAACATCACAAGCAAAAATCAAAAGCTGTTTCAGTGGCTTTAATATTAAACTGAACAAAACCACAGGATAAAACATAAATCACATATGCAGACAAGACAAAaagttaaataatgtaaatagaAGCATTATATTACAATACTGCGCATGTCGCTGCAGTAATAAGCGTATCCTTAATAAGGATTCaatgtttacatatgttttagTTTCTAAGGCTCAAATCCAGATCGGAGACCCGGTGAATATTTCGTGGACTGCTGCGTTCTTTCCAATAACCGGACAATATAACGTTTACCATACATATAAggtaaataaaactattttccaATTACAAAATGAAGGGATTTTATATGGTGGCCATAACGTATCGAATAAGTATAGATACATCACCAGACCATACAACTCCGTCAACATTTCATTTGAGATAAGACATACAACTGTTGACGATGCTGGGTATTACGCCGGTGGCCCAACAGCCGATTCTGCGTGGTCGGGTGGTGGAGTTGTGCTGATTGTTTTCGgtaagttggttttttttattgttcttgGGTCACCTAAAACAAAGTTCAAATGAGCGTTTCTGATCACATGTTGTCCGTAGTCAGTCTGCCCTCAAGTGCCACTACTCCACTTTCAACCAAAATTAATACACCAAACTCGCTACCAAAATTAAGAGCGAATCTCTCTTCAAAGGAAAATAACCGCCAAACAGTAAATACACAGTGAGTGTTAATAAAAAACGTTCGTCACAATTTCAACTGCACAAGAATTTAATATGGAGaaataatgtacattttacTAATTTGCATAGCGGTCATTTTGTTATCACAATGGCGATTTTCTGTACAAAAGAATATATAGAaagaaatgagaaaaatatcatagtaagttagttttttttttatattttattgtagtGAAATCTTTGTCTACATTCGATTAATAAACAGAATGGAACTGAATTGGCTGTTGTGATACATAGAAGCAGTTAATAGAACTACATGGATCTCTGTAAAGGTAATTTGACCCGTCAACTGTTGTCAATGAAGATTTTGATGTACTACTATATAAGTTATAGTTACATGATGACACGAGAGCATGTACGGAATATATCGCCTCACTTTTTGGCACGAGGGGGCGGAGCCCCCGAGTGTCAAAAGGTGAGGCGATATATTCCGTACATGCTCGAGCTGTCAATCATGTAACTGATTTGTCCAATGGTTTTGGCACATTTTCCCGCCATCCGGTGATATTTTCACTTTTTCCCGCTCTCTGGTACAAATTAAATGCGCAGTTTCAGAAATTCGGTGGAGGAAGATGGACGTACTCGGCGACTCCGATGACTTGATTTTAAGCCAAGCGCTTGAATCTTTTGAAAACTTTGATGAATTGGACGAAAAAGATGTTGAATTTGGAAACTTTACTTTCGACGTTGATGAATTTTCAGTAAAATTTTCAGTAAAATTACTAACGAAGGCCATGAATAATAGATCTCTTGTTTCTCAGGTCAATAATTTCAATACATTCATTGGCATGTAATCTAAATTGATGAGCATCATATAGTAAAAGGTGTTCCAGTGTGCAAAGTTCCTGGTAGACAAAGGAAAAGTAGATTCCATATTGAATCCTCCGGTGCACATGGTACAGGACACATacttactacatgtatgatCTCCGTGAAGGGAATATTGAGGAAAGTTAGTCATATTGATTATAAATCAATACTAATTGCTATTTCAATGACTATTACTATAATCCAGTGTGTTgcctgattgaaaaaaaaacctggttGTATCTAAAAAActtaaccattttttaaaatcttcttgaCTACCACAATTCTTACCAAAAAAGCCCAAATTATAACTAAGTACACCATGAattaccaaaattgtaaattcCATGTCCCCGGAGGTATGGTTTTAGACTTTAGGGCAAATAAGGCTTAACTCGTCAAATAgtgtaaaaaatgtatattatatttgaaatcaatataaaatcttctctactcccacacatttGTAAGAAAGATTATGTAGATGAAGAATCCCAGTCTACCAgaattataaatttcatgtcaAAAGGGGTTGGGAGGCTTTAAGGTGAGCCCAAAATAGTCATATAGTATTTATGCATACAATATATAATAATCTCCCTCACATCATGATTATGTACACCTGGAAGCTCACTACCATAATTACCTTTGTCACTTTGAAGCATTAACATGGCCTAACAtagaaattatatgaaatagccattacattgttttaaaaccaCTCAAAGCAACTTGAGGTTTTTCAAAACATGTGTATGAGGTTGACGTGAAGAACACTAGATGTCATTTGTCCCTGGAAATTTTAGATTGTCTATTTAAAAGCACCAGTTAAGACCTGAAATAacgagggagagagagaaagaaagaaagaaagagaagaaAGACAGGACAGATTGATGAAATAATCTGATTTCACATTGCATGATAAACCCATATCAAGAAAATATACTGGGTCATGCACAACCCTTCTTCCTGTATCCTATTATCCTCAGAGAAAAAGGGTGGTGGgttaaacagagagagagagtgagagtcatagagagagagagagaaaatgctGGGTATGCATGTTCATGAATTGATAtacttttaaacaaacatatatCTTTCATTTAAACAGAGAcggcaaaaaaagaaaatatatgaaataatctTATGACATGGTATTACCTTccacaataaataaaatatactcACAGACTGTTAAACTGTACAACCTCCCAACACTTACTTCCGTTATCTCTCATCTCTCCATGTCTTTACAGCTTCACAATCTGATCAGGATCTACAAAAATCAGCACATGTATTGTCAAAACAAGCTTTGTCATTTAGTCAATCAGAACAAAAGGCAGCTGCTAAATAGTTCAGACATTAGATCCCATAGTAAAAACAagattgtcaaaaaaaaaatcagtcttATTGACAAGCCATCTCCATCAGACGAAAAGAAAGCTAGAATAAATGCAACAAGAGAAGCAAACACAAAACTCCTTTCTTCGATTCAAGAGAATGATCTAAGACATTTTCTGTCGTCTGGAAGTTCCTTCCAAAAACACGATAATGAGAGAATTAAGACAAATTTTCTGTCCAAagtagaattgaaaaaaaaatcaagaaacgCGAAACTTCATAATTTTCTATTACGTTATTCGGTTAAGTGAACGGCATTTTCATGGCtcatttaaaccttttttttaaactagcatagcatttttaaaagatatttcggTAAAAACATGCCTTAAAAAACGCTTGAAAAAGCGACGACCGctgaatcaattttgaaccctaaaacccaataacttcataaaacatgagtgacacaaaatgggcatgTCATATAGCATAACCAAGagacggtattggctgcgccgtgCAGTAATGCATAGCATCTGCTACacaaaaaatagtggttttaaataatgtgtgcAAATTGaaaagaatgtaaatataagtaataagaaatcattttttgaatattataatgaagtgataatttcggtGGGAGCATGGCCAAAcgagctttattggatttgaccacgccccgaccgaaattatcacctcataattctaaaacaatgattccttattccttagatatttttcaattcaatgTTTATGTTTGTATGTATTGACTTTCTCTTTAAGTTCAAGTAAATGAAAGATTCCTACAGATTTATGAAAATGAGAGATTATTTTCatgcaattttgaaaaaaagaagtcAAGAAATAGTTTC encodes:
- the LOC128172724 gene encoding uncharacterized protein LOC128172724; translated protein: MQLLVSLCQIMLGQVCFISGMLSDISTIFRTGNVTFIWTPSPSVSFYDIKITRDKTEDRDWIRVQETQYTVRNSLLYDVIKINFKANGSMIENTMIYKVSKAQIQIGDPVNISWTAAFFPITGQYNVYHTYKVNKTIFQLQNEGILYGGHNVSNKYRYITRPYNSVNISFEIRHTTVDDAGYYAGGPTADSAWSGGGVVLIVFGKLVFFIVLGSPKTKFK